The DNA window TCGTCGTACGGGTGCGGTGATTGCCGGCCCCATCCCGCTTCCCACGGTGCGGAACCGCTACACGGTGAATCGTTCACCGCACGTGGATAAGAAATCGCGGGAGCAGTTTGAAATTCGCACGCACAAGCGCTTGCTCGACATTCTCGAGCCGACGCAGGACACGGTAGACGCGCTGATGAAGCTCGACCTACCGGCTGGCGTGGACGTCGAAATCAAAGCTTTCGGCAAGAAGTAAGAGTTTTTAGGAATCCGTAGTTAGGCCCTGGAGAGGTTGGCAATGAGCCCAGGAATTTTAGGTAAAAAAATCGGCATGACGCAGATCTTCCGCGCCGATGGGCAGGTAGTCCCTGTCACATTGGTGAAGGCCGGACCCTGCGTTGTAACGCAACGCAAGACCCCCGCCACGGATGGTTACGACGCCATTCAGGTCGGACTGATGGAGTACGTCAAGCCGGCTAGAATCAACAAGCCCGCGACGGGCCACCTGAAGAAGGCTGGCACGGACGGCGTACGCTATAGCCGCGAGTTCAAGCTGCGTCAAGGCAGTGGCGACTTCAAAGCTGGCGACAAGATTACGGCCGAAGACTTCAAGCCGAACGAGAAGATCGACGTGATCGGGATCTCGAAGGGCCGCGGGTTCCAGGGCGTTGTCAAACGCCACAACTTCCGCGGCGGTCCGGGCGGCCACGGTTCGATGTTCCATCGCGCCCCTGGTTCGATCGGCGCCTCGAGCTTCCCCTCACGTGTCTTTCCGGGCATGAAGATGGGTGGCCACATGGGGACTGACACGGTGACCGTACGCAATCTCGAGATTGTGGAAGTAGACACCGAAGAGAACGTGATCATGGTGAAGGGCGCGCTGCCCGGAGCAAATGGCTCCTATGTCATGATCCGTCGCGCAAGGGTGGGGAGCTAAATACCATGC is part of the Bryobacter aggregatus MPL3 genome and encodes:
- the rpsJ gene encoding 30S ribosomal protein S10, with the protein product MNKERIRIRLKAYDHRVLDQSTNEIVDTARRTGAVIAGPIPLPTVRNRYTVNRSPHVDKKSREQFEIRTHKRLLDILEPTQDTVDALMKLDLPAGVDVEIKAFGKK
- the rplC gene encoding 50S ribosomal protein L3, whose amino-acid sequence is MSPGILGKKIGMTQIFRADGQVVPVTLVKAGPCVVTQRKTPATDGYDAIQVGLMEYVKPARINKPATGHLKKAGTDGVRYSREFKLRQGSGDFKAGDKITAEDFKPNEKIDVIGISKGRGFQGVVKRHNFRGGPGGHGSMFHRAPGSIGASSFPSRVFPGMKMGGHMGTDTVTVRNLEIVEVDTEENVIMVKGALPGANGSYVMIRRARVGS